From Pyxicephalus adspersus chromosome 7, UCB_Pads_2.0, whole genome shotgun sequence, a single genomic window includes:
- the LOC140334729 gene encoding olfactory receptor 2L3-like encodes MEGNTSMLEFRILPFFVNVGNNLFVFTIVFFLLIYLIGIFINLTIITVICLDLHLHTPMYLFLCNLSIIDLCYTTIIVPKLLYILLSGNDTISFTQCFIQMYLFFLADSAEVMVILTMAYDRYVAICHPLDYHRILNKKMCVLLTMLTWISGCINSSLFTSSILKMVFCSYVTIHQFFCDAKALINISCGGTKMFYIVMYVGCLFFGLFPVVCNLMSYVKIIRVILHIKSKDGRIKSFSTCSSHLIVMGIYYGSALSVYMIPPSDRYELLEQILTVFYTTVVPLSNPLIYSLRNKEIKNALKKLLP; translated from the coding sequence ATGGAGGGCAATACATCTATGCTTGAATTCCGTATTTTACCATTCTTTGTGAATGTTGGTAATAACCTGTTTGTATTTAccattgtcttctttttattaatttatttaattggaaTTTTTATAAACCTCACTATCATTACAGTAATATGTTTAGATCTTCATTTACACACCCCGATGTATCTATTTCTCTGCAACTTATCCATTATTGATTTATGTTACACGACTATTATTGTTCCTAAACTCCTCTACATCTTGCTCTCTGGGAATGACACCATCTCCTTCACACAATGCTTCATCcagatgtatttattctttttggcAGACAGTGCTGAAGTCATGGTTATACTTACAATGGCATATGACCGATATGTTGCAATTTGTCATCCCTTAGATTATCACCGTATACTCAACAAGAAAATGTGTGTATTATTAACAATGCTGACTTGGATCAGCGGTTGCATAAATTCATCTTTATTTACCAGTTCCATTTTGAAAATGGTTTTCTGCTCCTATGTTACCATTCATCAGTTCTTCTGTGATGCTAAAGCTCTCATCAACATTTCCTGTGGTGgtactaaaatgttttacattgttatgTATGTAGGATGTTTATTTTTTGGGCTCTTTCCAGTTGTGTGCAACTTGATGTCATATGTAAAGATTATCAGAGTGATACTACATATTAAATCTAAAGATGGCAGAATTAAATCCTTTtccacctgctcatcccacctcATTGTTATGGGCATCTACTATGGATCTGCCTTATCTGTATATATGATACCACCATCAGACCGCTATGAACTACTGGAACAGATCTTAACAGTGTTCTATACCACAGTGGTCCCTTTGTCAAACCCTCTCATATATAGTTTACgtaacaaagaaataaagaatgctTTAAAGAAATTATTGCCCTAA